Within the Bacillus sp. FSL K6-3431 genome, the region AAATTGATATCGAACACTTAAACAGAAGTAATCTCTTTACAAAGAACAGAAATAATAAGCCATCGTCATTTTACAGAGGTTAAAATGTTTGGTGACTAAAATACAGGTTCATACTTAAGAAACACTACATATCATGTTATACGCTGGGCAACATATGGGAGTATAAGCGGTAGCTCTTGGTCCGTTTCTAATTAATTCAGAAGAAGGGATCGTGCATAAAGAAAAGATTGTATAGACGGGAAGATTAGGTGTAATTCGAAGTTCTTGAAGCATTGAAAATGAATAATGACATCTGTTTTTAATTTTTATAGATGTATATCTTAAACATCTCATTTTAAAATATAGCCGCAAATAACTTTCATTCTAGAAAATGTATTATTAATAGCTGCATTTTGTTAAAAATTAGTTTATTATTTAAAAAGTCATAATTAACTCTTAACTGACGTATTGATCCCGTTCGTGAGATAATGCACTAAGAATGTGAGGTTGAATTAGTATGATATTTCAAGACTTTGGTTTAAGTAAGGAGATTACACGGGCGCTAGACGGACTCGGTTATTCTTCAGCAACAGAAGTACAAGAGAAGGTAATTCCCGCTGCGTTAGATAGCATCGATTTGGTCGTTAAATCACAGACTGGAAGCGGGAAGACAGCAGCTTTTGGCATTCCTATTTGTGAATTAGTGAAATGGGATGAGAATAAACCACAGGCACTTATTTTAACACCGACACGCGAACTTGCAGATCAGGTTAAAGAAGATATGACAAACATTGGTCGGTTCAAGCGAATTAAAGCAGCTGCAGTATACGGTAAGCAGCCATTTGCTTATCAAAAGGAAGAATTGAAGCAGAAATGCCATGTTGTTGTCGGAACACCTGGGCGCGTATTTGATCATATTGAGCGTGGAACCATTGCGCTTGAACAAATTAAATATTTGGTTCTTGATGAAGCAGACGAAATGCTTAAAATGGGATTCATTGATCAAGTTGAAGCGATTATCAATAAATTGCCTAAACAGAGAGTGACATTGCTTTTTTCTGCAACAATTCCAGAGAACATCAAAAAACTATGTCATAAATATATGCAGAATCCGAAGAATATCGAGATTGCCTCAACCATCACATTAACTGATAAAATTGACCATTCCCTTATCGTGGTAGAGGAACAGCGAAAATTTGCTTTGTTACGCGACTTGACAGTTGTTGAAAATCCGGATAGCTGTATCATATTTTGCCGTACAAAGGATCAGGTAGATGTGGTAACGGATCAGCTTGAAAAACTTCATTATACATGTGATAAACTGCACGGAGGCATGTTTCAGGAAGATCGATTCGCAGTGATGGAAGAGTTTAAGCTCGGTAAATTCCGCTACTTAGTGGCTACTGACGTTGCAGCAAGAGGAATTGATATTGATAGTATCACGCACGTCATCAACTACGATATCCCTTTAGAGAACGAAAGCTATGTACACAGGGTAGGGCGAACTGGACGAGCAGGTAAAAGAGGGAAGGCGATTTCGTTTGTCACACCATACGAAGATAAGTTCTTAGCAGAAATCGAAGCCTACATCGGTTTTGAAATACAGCGCCGCAATGCACCGTCTCAGAAATCAGTAGACGAAGCGATGGAAGCATTCGTTGAAAAGTTAGAAAGAATACCAGAATTGAAAAAGAACAAAAACGAAATGGTGAATAAAGATATACTTAAGCTTTATTTCAACGGTGGAAAAAAGAAAAAGCTACGTGCTCTCGACTTTGTTGGGACAATCACAAGCATTCCAGGAGTTACTGCTGAAGACATTGGAATCATTAAGATCCAAGACGCCATGACGTATATTGACATACTCAATGGCAAAGGCGGGCTGGTTATGAATAAGATGAAAACGAAAACTGTTAAAGGTAAGTTATTGAAAGTGCATATTGCGAATAAATGATTATTGACCATTTTTATGCTTTACTGCGTGAAAATAGGAATAGCATTCTTTTCAGGAAGATTGGATTTAATCAATCTTCCTTTTTATTTTTTAAAAATCAAGTTGGTTTTAAGGTGAAAACGAGTTAGTGTCGTATATCATTCTATCTTCAACCATATTAAAAATGAATATTATTTTATAAGGCCATCTATCAAAAATGAACCGCCCTTATTCAAGGCGGTTGTCTTTTATGATTCTAGAACATTTGGAACGTTTTTAGGAACCACTTTATTTTTATCTGAGAGAGACTTCAACTTATGATTATAAATGAATAACGCGATAGCAGTTATTGCCTCCGCTATAGGAAACGCGAGCCATATGAAATCTGTACCGAATACAGTTGGTAGTAGCCATAGTAACGGTAAAAATAAAATGATACTTCGAGTTACTATGATAATAGTAGATAATTTGATCTTTCTGACAGCTTGATAAAACTCCGCATAAATTAAGTTATAGGCTAAAAACAAATAGCCAATAAAGTACATGGATATTCCTTTCATTAGATAAGAAGAAACCTCTTTTGATGTCACACCAAATAATGACACAATAAAATCTCCAAATACCCAACCTACAATAAGGATAAGCATTCCTAAAGCAATTCCAGTTTTAACAGCTAACTTTAAAAATCCTTGTAGTCTGTCTAATAAATTTGCTCCGTAGTGGAAACTTACAATGGGCTGAAGGGCTGCACCGATACTAATAAATAACATTAAAAATACGACGTGTAAATAATTCACTACTGCATATGCAGTTACGCCAATCTCGCCTACAAAGTGCATAAATGTAATATTATAAGCAATGATGATAATAGCTGCCGAGCTTTCCACAATAAAACTAGGAACTCCTATTTTTAATATATCGCTCATAATAGAATACTCAAACTTCAAACGGACAAATTTTAATACACTTTCCTTACGCAAGAAATGAATTAAAAGTATAAGTAACCCAATTGCAGTAGAAAGGGCAGTAGCATATGCTACACCACTAACACCTAGCTTATATACAAATATAAATAAGTAATTAAAAAAGATGTTTAAAAGAGAGGTGGTGATCAAACCTAGCATTGCTAACTTTGGATTCCCGTCATTTCTTATAAAGATGCTTAGTACATTTTCAATAACATATAAAATACCGAATACTAATATGATATGAAGGTAATCTAGTACATACGGTAATATTTGATCATTTGCGCCAAATAAATACGCTAATTCTTTTTGTTTCCACAAACCTAAAATGACTAGCACGCCAACAATTAATAGAACCAGAATAAATGATTGGGTAAAGATAGACCTCGCTTTTTGAATATTATTTTGTCCTAAAGAAATCGAATATAATGTTGCGCCACCCATCCCGATCCATAGAGAAATCGAAAGTAAGATCGAAAAGATAGGTACTGAGATATTAATTCCGGCTAGTGCTTCAGGTCCAATTCCGTTGCTAACAAAAATACCATCGACTAATATGTTAATTGCCATCAACATCATACCTAATACTGAGGGAATCAAATAGGAGATAAACAGTTTTTTAGTTGGAGTATTTCTTAATTTTATTGATGTTTCATTCATAAAAATTCACCTTTATATTTCAAGTATTATTTGGACACACTTATTGTTTTCACCATAATCTTTTCATCATTAACATCAGATTCCCCATTTAGATGAAAATCAAATTTTTCATACAAATGAAGTGCCCTTTTATTATTTCCAACTATACTTAGGTACAGTTTCTGACACGAAAATTCCTCCGTGATTTTGTCTATTAATTCTTTCAACAAGATTGTACCTAAACCACAACCTTGATACTTCTTATCAATTAAAAAACGATCTAGCCATATCCTACCATTTTTACTTTCATCTGAAAAAAATCCATACATTGCAAAACCAACAAGATTATTATCTGAATAAAGACCAACTGGTTTGTAAATTGCACACTCCTTCGCTTCTTTTAAACATTGTTCTGTCGTTTCAATGAAAGTTGTTTGTGTTTCATCAACACTTAAACTTAAAATATCTGGAACGATTTCATTCGTCACATCTCGAATAGATATATTCATGACTTCAATTTCCTTTCTATATTTTTAACCACAATTACTAATGCTCATGCACAAACTTATTTCTGAGTCATAGACGCCTTTTAATGGTATAGTTACATCGTAAAGTATACGGTAACCGGATAGTCAAGGGGGGAATGTCGAATGAGTGAAAATCTACGGAAATACTTTACAACGGGTGAATTTGCGAAAATATGCAATGTAAAAAAACAGACACTTTTTCATTATGATGAAATTGGGCTCCTTTCACCCGAATATAAAAGTGAAAAAGGATACCGGTATTATTCATATCAGCAATTTGACGTCTTTACCGTTATTGAACTTTTAAAAGAAGTGGATATGCCTTTAAAAGAGATTAAATTATTCCTTAATAAAAAATCTCCTTCAGAATTGATTGAACTTTTGAAGAAAAAATCGTTGGAGATTGAAAAGAAGATAGAGAATCTAAACAGAATACGAAAGATTATTGATACGAAGATATCTTTAACGGAAAAGGCGTTAACGATTGATTATTCGAAAATAAGATTAGAAATCCAAGAGGAGGAGCAATTGATCCTAAGTAGTTCCATTTTAAATTGTTCTGATCGCGAGTTTTTGAAATTAGTTTCTCAATTTATTTATTTCAGTAATATTAATAAATTATATATTGGATATCCTATTGGGGCTTTGTTAAGTAAGGAAAAGATGATACAAGGGGATTATGAAAACTATTCATTCTTATATACGAAAATAATAGATAATCCCGAAGGTACTATTATAACGATAAAACCAAAGGGACTATATGTGATTGCCTACCATATAGGTAGTTATAAAAAAGTGGCACATACTTATGAAAAAATCTTAACATTTATTGATGAAAATAATCTGGAGATCAAAAGCGGTGCATATGAGGAGTATGTATTAGATGAGATTTCTGTCAGTGGTTATGATAATTACGTAACACAAATAGCGATAAAAGTGGCCACCCTTTAAGTGTATTTTCATGATTTGTCAGTTTTCATATTATATTTAGCGCGATACATATATTAACGATATATAGTAAAGACGACAAAATTTTAAATTAATTGGAATAGAAGGGTGGTACTGATACAGAAGTATCATCTTTGCCTTTTACTATATGAATGGTTATTCCATTAATGCTTCTGTAGTTCAATAATTACCTATACCGAGGTAACTACATATATCAAAAACCCATGCCGACCAAATTGTAATTCTTAACGGCATTCCAAGATCCAGATAAGACATTTTATAAATGTACGCCGTCTTGAAAATTCAACATTTTTGTGTCAAGATATGTATATAATTCTCAAATGATTTTAGAACGCCCGTTTGTTGGTTAAATCTAAACCATAAGGAATGTCTCGAATGAAACAAAATCTTTATTATGTAACGTAAAACACTCCTCAGCTACGCCAACAAATAAAACAGAAAATGTTTCGACTAGAATGGTGAAACAAATAGGAAATTCATAGGTCTAGTGGACAGGACCTAAATCTACGTAGTATTTAGCAAGATGAAACCAATCAAGTTGAAAAAGATGTTCTACAAAATAACAATAACGAGAGAGGATAAATACATGTGCCGAAACATTAAAACACTTTATAACTTTGATCCTCCAGCTACCGAAGATGAAATTTATGCAGCTTCACTTCAATATGTGCGAAAGGTCTCTGGTTTCAACAAGCCTTCAATGGCAAATGAGGACGCTTTTAACCATGCTGTTGAAGAAATAGCTATCATTACACAAAACCTACTAAACATACTTGTATCCAGTGCCGATCCTCGTGATCGAGAAGTTGAGGCCGAACGGGCACGGGTTAGAAATGCAAAAAGATTTGGAACTGAGAAGAATTAAGCGGGGATCGCTTATATCATATGTCTTTTACCCAGGAGATCATTAGAAATGGAAATGATCTCCTTTGGGTCATATATTAAAAAAATTACAGATGTTGACACGTAGTAAATTGCGCGGCGTGGAATCTCTTCCGCATGGGAACGATGGAGACAAATACTGAAAGCACATTGTTATGGTGTACCAATGGTTGGAACATCCTGTAACATTGTCAATAAATTAAAAACGAACTCCGACTGGGTTCGTTTTTTCAATGGTCCTTCAATAATTTTGTATTAGTACACCAAAGCGCAGTAGTAGAACGCCAGGGGTAAAGGAATTTTATGCTTCTATTATGTACATTGGATAATCCATTTATAAAATCTCATTTCCAAGTTCTATAGGTTGCAGTCAATCCGTAACGTTTTAGATGTATTGTTTGTTGTACAAAATGACTTCATAGAAAGAGAGGATGTACTTAATGAGAATCCATCAAAACGGGTAGTAATAGCTGTCACCATTTTATTAATCACAGCTGTTTTTTTTACTGCTTATTACTCGAATAACGACGAAGAACAAATAAAAGATAATAAATATAAGGGTTGGAAGATAGGGAAATCAATTATAAGCTGCTAACGACGAAGAAAATGGAGGTTAGTGATACAAAGCGTAGTGGCTGAATTGGAAAAGGGTAAGGGAGTTGTTGGATTTGTAATGATTTTTACTGATTGAGGGATAATGGGATTATATCCTTTTAAAATTGGAGGTAGAATAATGCCAGAATTACCAGAGATGGAAACATATAAATCCCTACTGCAACAAATGATCGTTGATCATACGATAACAAATGTTGCAATCAATCGGCAAAAATCAATCAATGTGCCAACCGAACATTTTATTCATCATGTACTAAATCAGAAAGTTGAATCCGTTGATAGAAGAGCCAAATATCTGATTTTCAAACTACAAAATGGCTCCTGTTTACTGTTGCACCTGATGCTTGGTGGTTGGATGTTTTATGGGAATGCAGACGACAAACCGGATCGGACGATACAAGTACAGCTATCATTTGGACATTATCACCTTTATTTCATTGGACTTCGATTAGGCTATTTGCATCTTTTATCACATGATATGCTTAATAAAGAATTTGAGGAGATCGGTCCTGAACCACTTGATACGAATTTTTCACTGGATGCTTTTCTCGGTACCATCAAAAATAGAAAAGGTGGATTAAAAACAACATTAATTAATCAAGAATACTTAGCGGGGATCGGAAATCGTTATTCGGATGAAGTTCTCTGGCATGCGCAATTGCTACCAGAAAGAAAGATAATTGAACTAAACCACGGTAATAAAGTTTGTTTGTACGAATCAATTAAATTTATTCTTCAACAAGCCATTCAAAACGGGGGTTATATGGACGAACCTTTTTTCCCCGGGGACAGCAAAACAGGTCGTAACAAAAACAAGATGTACGTGCATGGTCGTGAAGGAAAGGAATGTAAACGATGTCGCTCGCCAATTGTAAAAGTAGAGATTTCCTCTCGTAAAACATTTTACTGTCAAGTCTGTCAACATTAGACTTACCTAAGGAGCATTCATATGAAATTCGGTTGTCATCTTTCTATTAGAGAGGGCTATTTGGGAGCTGCAAAACATGCGTTCGCAATGAAAGCCGCTGCTTTTCAATATTTCCCTAAAAACCCAAAAAGCTTAGCAATAAAACATTTTAGCCATGATGATGCTAGGCTATGTAAGGAATTTTGTGCTGAAAAATCACTTATTTCTGTTAGCCATTCACCTTATCCAACTAGTTTGACACCCCTTAATGAAAAAAAGCGAGACCAGGTGATTCACTCTTTGCTAAATGATCTGGAAATTGCTGAGGCTTGTGGTTCTATTGGCGTTGTCGTTCATTTTGGCAAACAGATTAGCCATACTTCCCCAATTGCAAGCTATCAACTTATCATCGAAATGTTGAATGAAATTCTTCAACTATGGCAAGGAAATGCTAAGGTTTTACTTGAAAATAATGCTGGTTTACCCGGAGCAATTGGAACTACCTTGGAAGAACTGGTCCAAATCCGTAATTTATGTAATGATCCTGAAAAAATTAGATTTTGTTTTGACACCTGTCATGCTTTTGCTTGTGGTTTATGGGATGGCGAAAACTGGGATGATCTACTAATGAAAGGGATGGAACTTGGATATTTCGATGCGTTAAGCCTTATTCATTTTAATAATTCGAAGTATGAAGCCCGGTCGGGAAAAGATCGTCATGCTCCTATTTTTGGACCTGGGTATATAACAGAGACGCAATTTGATCAGCTAATGAAAACATCTCAACTTATAAACGTTCCTTTTATATTGGAAACACCAAAAGAAAATATGTCACACCAAAAGGAACTAAAGCGATTACAGGAAAGATGGGGTGAAATTGAATAGGCGGCTGTACTTGGTACACACCAAGAGCAAAAATTCGGTAAAGAAATTCGGACTTTATTCCGCCACTAGAAGTTGAATAGCTATAATGTTTATACACAAAGGTTAATAGAGTATAAATAGATTACCAAAGG harbors:
- a CDS encoding DEAD/DEAH box helicase — encoded protein: MIFQDFGLSKEITRALDGLGYSSATEVQEKVIPAALDSIDLVVKSQTGSGKTAAFGIPICELVKWDENKPQALILTPTRELADQVKEDMTNIGRFKRIKAAAVYGKQPFAYQKEELKQKCHVVVGTPGRVFDHIERGTIALEQIKYLVLDEADEMLKMGFIDQVEAIINKLPKQRVTLLFSATIPENIKKLCHKYMQNPKNIEIASTITLTDKIDHSLIVVEEQRKFALLRDLTVVENPDSCIIFCRTKDQVDVVTDQLEKLHYTCDKLHGGMFQEDRFAVMEEFKLGKFRYLVATDVAARGIDIDSITHVINYDIPLENESYVHRVGRTGRAGKRGKAISFVTPYEDKFLAEIEAYIGFEIQRRNAPSQKSVDEAMEAFVEKLERIPELKKNKNEMVNKDILKLYFNGGKKKKLRALDFVGTITSIPGVTAEDIGIIKIQDAMTYIDILNGKGGLVMNKMKTKTVKGKLLKVHIANK
- a CDS encoding MATE family efflux transporter, with amino-acid sequence MNETSIKLRNTPTKKLFISYLIPSVLGMMLMAINILVDGIFVSNGIGPEALAGINISVPIFSILLSISLWIGMGGATLYSISLGQNNIQKARSIFTQSFILVLLIVGVLVILGLWKQKELAYLFGANDQILPYVLDYLHIILVFGILYVIENVLSIFIRNDGNPKLAMLGLITTSLLNIFFNYLFIFVYKLGVSGVAYATALSTAIGLLILLIHFLRKESVLKFVRLKFEYSIMSDILKIGVPSFIVESSAAIIIIAYNITFMHFVGEIGVTAYAVVNYLHVVFLMLFISIGAALQPIVSFHYGANLLDRLQGFLKLAVKTGIALGMLILIVGWVFGDFIVSLFGVTSKEVSSYLMKGISMYFIGYLFLAYNLIYAEFYQAVRKIKLSTIIIVTRSIILFLPLLWLLPTVFGTDFIWLAFPIAEAITAIALFIYNHKLKSLSDKNKVVPKNVPNVLES
- a CDS encoding GNAT family N-acetyltransferase, translated to MNISIRDVTNEIVPDILSLSVDETQTTFIETTEQCLKEAKECAIYKPVGLYSDNNLVGFAMYGFFSDESKNGRIWLDRFLIDKKYQGCGLGTILLKELIDKITEEFSCQKLYLSIVGNNKRALHLYEKFDFHLNGESDVNDEKIMVKTISVSK
- a CDS encoding MerR family transcriptional regulator, which produces MSENLRKYFTTGEFAKICNVKKQTLFHYDEIGLLSPEYKSEKGYRYYSYQQFDVFTVIELLKEVDMPLKEIKLFLNKKSPSELIELLKKKSLEIEKKIENLNRIRKIIDTKISLTEKALTIDYSKIRLEIQEEEQLILSSSILNCSDREFLKLVSQFIYFSNINKLYIGYPIGALLSKEKMIQGDYENYSFLYTKIIDNPEGTIITIKPKGLYVIAYHIGSYKKVAHTYEKILTFIDENNLEIKSGAYEEYVLDEISVSGYDNYVTQIAIKVATL
- a CDS encoding DUF2277 domain-containing protein, which codes for MCRNIKTLYNFDPPATEDEIYAASLQYVRKVSGFNKPSMANEDAFNHAVEEIAIITQNLLNILVSSADPRDREVEAERARVRNAKRFGTEKN
- a CDS encoding Fpg/Nei family DNA glycosylase encodes the protein MPELPEMETYKSLLQQMIVDHTITNVAINRQKSINVPTEHFIHHVLNQKVESVDRRAKYLIFKLQNGSCLLLHLMLGGWMFYGNADDKPDRTIQVQLSFGHYHLYFIGLRLGYLHLLSHDMLNKEFEEIGPEPLDTNFSLDAFLGTIKNRKGGLKTTLINQEYLAGIGNRYSDEVLWHAQLLPERKIIELNHGNKVCLYESIKFILQQAIQNGGYMDEPFFPGDSKTGRNKNKMYVHGREGKECKRCRSPIVKVEISSRKTFYCQVCQH
- a CDS encoding deoxyribonuclease IV; this encodes MKFGCHLSIREGYLGAAKHAFAMKAAAFQYFPKNPKSLAIKHFSHDDARLCKEFCAEKSLISVSHSPYPTSLTPLNEKKRDQVIHSLLNDLEIAEACGSIGVVVHFGKQISHTSPIASYQLIIEMLNEILQLWQGNAKVLLENNAGLPGAIGTTLEELVQIRNLCNDPEKIRFCFDTCHAFACGLWDGENWDDLLMKGMELGYFDALSLIHFNNSKYEARSGKDRHAPIFGPGYITETQFDQLMKTSQLINVPFILETPKENMSHQKELKRLQERWGEIE